The following are from one region of the Azospirillum sp. B510 genome:
- the glpK gene encoding glycerol kinase GlpK — protein sequence MTKPGHILAIDQGTTSSRAILFDGRGTPLAEARREFPQHYPGDGWVEHDPADILRDVRTVAREAVEKAGVDAATIAAIGITNQRETSVVWDRATGEPIHRAIVWQDRRTAALCHDLVSAGHAELVRSKTGLLIDAYFSATKIAWILDHVPGARAQAERGELCFGTIDSFLIYHLTGRQVHATDATNASRTMLFDIHAQDWDDELLALFRVPRAMLPRVLDSSDDFGTTEPELLGRPVPIAGVAGDQQAAAFGQACLTPGMAKSTYGTGCFALINTGETPVVSKNRLLTTVAYRLNGKPAYAQEGSIFVAGAAIKWLRDGIGIITHASQTDDMATRVPDSHGVYFVPAFVGLGAPHWDSEARAAIFGMTLDVGPAHIARAALEAVAYQTRDLMEAMAGDWGGTINALRVDGGMSANDWLCQFLADILDMPVERPKVIETTALGAACLAALKVGVFDGLEAVSDAWRSERRFEPRMERDKRDRLYGGWRDAVARVRSER from the coding sequence ATGACCAAACCCGGCCACATCCTCGCCATCGACCAGGGCACCACGTCGTCGCGGGCGATCCTGTTCGACGGCCGGGGGACGCCGCTGGCCGAGGCGCGGCGTGAATTCCCGCAGCATTATCCCGGCGACGGCTGGGTCGAGCATGATCCGGCCGACATCCTGCGCGATGTCCGTACCGTGGCGCGCGAAGCGGTGGAGAAGGCCGGGGTCGATGCCGCCACCATCGCCGCCATCGGCATCACCAACCAGCGCGAGACCTCGGTGGTCTGGGATCGCGCCACCGGGGAGCCGATCCATCGCGCCATCGTCTGGCAGGACCGCCGCACCGCTGCGCTCTGCCATGATCTGGTGAGCGCCGGCCATGCCGAGCTGGTGCGGTCGAAGACCGGCCTGCTGATCGACGCCTATTTCTCCGCCACCAAGATCGCCTGGATCCTCGACCATGTGCCGGGCGCCCGCGCGCAGGCCGAGCGGGGGGAGCTGTGCTTCGGCACCATCGACAGTTTCCTCATTTATCACCTGACCGGCCGGCAGGTGCATGCGACCGACGCGACCAACGCCTCGCGCACCATGCTGTTCGACATCCATGCCCAGGATTGGGATGACGAGCTGCTGGCGCTGTTCCGGGTGCCGCGCGCCATGCTGCCGCGGGTGCTGGACAGCTCCGACGATTTCGGGACCACCGAGCCGGAACTGCTCGGCCGCCCGGTTCCCATCGCCGGGGTCGCCGGCGACCAGCAGGCGGCGGCCTTCGGCCAGGCCTGCCTGACGCCGGGCATGGCGAAATCGACCTACGGCACCGGCTGCTTCGCGCTGATCAACACCGGGGAGACGCCGGTGGTGTCGAAGAACCGGCTGCTGACCACCGTCGCCTACCGGCTGAACGGCAAGCCGGCCTATGCCCAGGAAGGCTCGATCTTCGTCGCCGGCGCCGCGATCAAATGGCTGCGCGACGGCATCGGCATCATCACCCATGCCAGCCAGACCGACGACATGGCGACCCGCGTCCCCGACAGCCATGGCGTCTATTTCGTTCCGGCCTTCGTCGGGCTGGGCGCGCCGCATTGGGATTCGGAGGCCCGCGCCGCGATCTTCGGCATGACGCTGGATGTCGGCCCCGCCCACATCGCCCGCGCCGCATTGGAGGCGGTCGCCTACCAGACCCGCGACCTGATGGAGGCGATGGCCGGCGACTGGGGCGGAACCATCAACGCGCTGCGCGTCGATGGCGGCATGTCGGCCAATGACTGGCTCTGCCAGTTCCTGGCCGACATCCTCGACATGCCGGTCGAGCGCCCGAAGGTGATCGAGACCACCGCGCTGGGGGCCGCCTGCCTCGCGGCGCTGAAGGTCGGTGTGTTCGACGGGCTGGAGGCGGTGTCGGATGCCTGGCGCAGCGAACGCCGGTTCGAGCCGCGCA